In the genome of Desulfuromonas sp., one region contains:
- a CDS encoding response regulator, producing the protein MKTIRVLIVEDDPRISELHRRFTEKVEGFETVGIANTLPEAQEMAEVLEPDLVLLDLFFPEGSGMDLLWKLRSQGRQVDLILITAAKEVSALQEAMRGGAFDYIIKPVVFGRFEDSLRKFREHRGQLEGRDTLEQSDVDKLLHPAAAGSGDTSQAPKGIDPLTLKKVVKVFEDAFAEGAGAEEVAERIGASRSTARRYLEFLVSTGCLRADVVYGTVGRPERRYSRK; encoded by the coding sequence ATGAAAACGATACGGGTGCTGATCGTCGAGGACGACCCGAGGATCTCCGAACTGCACCGGCGATTCACCGAAAAGGTGGAGGGGTTCGAGACCGTGGGCATCGCCAACACCCTCCCCGAGGCGCAGGAGATGGCGGAGGTCCTCGAGCCCGACCTGGTCCTGCTCGACCTCTTCTTCCCAGAGGGGAGCGGCATGGACCTGCTCTGGAAACTGCGGTCCCAGGGACGCCAGGTCGACCTGATCCTGATCACCGCCGCCAAGGAGGTCTCGGCCCTGCAGGAGGCGATGCGCGGAGGCGCCTTCGACTACATCATCAAGCCTGTGGTCTTCGGGCGCTTCGAAGATTCCCTGCGCAAGTTCCGCGAGCACCGCGGCCAACTCGAGGGGCGCGACACCCTCGAGCAGTCCGATGTCGACAAGCTGCTGCACCCGGCCGCCGCGGGCTCCGGGGACACGTCGCAGGCCCCGAAGGGGATCGACCCGCTGACCCTGAAAAAGGTCGTCAAGGTCTTCGAGGACGCCTTTGCGGAGGGCGCCGGCGCCGAAGAGGTCGCCGAGCGCATCGGGGCCAGCCGCTCCACGGCGCGCCGCTACCTGGAGTTCCTGGTATCGACGGGGTGCCTGCGCGCCGACGTCGTCTACGGCACCGTCGGCCGGCCCGAGCGGAGGTATTCACGCAAGTAG